A stretch of DNA from Deltaproteobacteria bacterium GWC2_65_14:
TTCGCGCATCCGTCCCGTCACGACGCAGAAATAGACCTTCCGGATCCTCCCCTGTTCCCGCTCCCGCGACAGGAACGACAGGGCCTCTCCGGTGAGAGCGGCCGGAACCGCCCCGCTCGTGGAATAGTCCAGCCTCGTCAGCAGCGTAAGTCCCGGAGCGGAGGAGATCTCCGAAACGAACGGAAATCTCTCGAGGAGAAAGCCGGCCAGCGTTCCCGCCTCCCGGGGCCTGTGCGGCTCGGTATGGATATCGGGAGGCTTGTTCAGAATCGCCACGACCCCGTCTTCGTAGAGGACCGACGCCCCGGGGGGGTCGCCCTTCTCCGGAAGCCAGTCCGTTTCTTCCGCGATTTTCCGGATCGACACCCGGTCTCCCCCCCGGAGAAATCGTCCCTTCGCGCCGGGCTGCCCGTTGACCGTCACATCCCCCGCCCCGATCGCGAACCGCACGCTTTTCGCCGGAAGTTCCGGCATCCGGGCCCGGAGGAACCGGTCCAGCCGAAGGCCTGACTCCCCATCCTCCACCACCAGTGAGATCCGCGCCCGCATGACCGTCCGGGATTCCCGAGCAGACTGCCGCGGGAACCATTTTCTCCATGCATTACAAATAGTTTGTCAACCATTCTACCTCCGGTTCCCCCCGGAGGGAAAGAGAAACTTCCAGGGGTCCGAATCGGGTTGACACCCTTTCCGTTTCCGTATACTGTATACACATAAACGCTTGCGGCCGCAGCGGCCTCTCGAAGCTGCTGATGGGAAGCGTGGCGCAGAAGGTGATGGTCACGACGAAGCGCCCGGTCATGCTGGTCAAGCCGGAGCGCACCCACGCGACCCGCGTGGATGAGGTGGATATGTTTTTAGGCGCGCACTGACGCATCAACCGGCGGGGAACCTCTCCCCCGGCGCCCCCTTCACCGGAGGTCGCCGGAGGACGTTTCCCATCATCGCGCGCCGGGCGCCCGGCCTCTCCTCCCCCCCCAAGCAGGATGCCGGGCGCCTTTCCTTTCCCTATTCCTTCCCCCCTTCGGGAAGCGCCGTGGCCTTGAGAATCGTGACCGGTTCCCGGGGGACGTCCTGGAACATCGAGGCTCGGCCGCTGGGGACGGCCCGGATCTTGTCCACCACGTCCATCCCCTCGATCACCTTCCCGAACACCGCGTAGCCGAACCCGCGGGGAGACGCGTCCATGTGGTTCAGGAAGTCGTTGTCCACCACATTGATGAAAAACTGGGCCGTGGCGGAATCCACCACGTTCGTCCGGGCCATCGCGATCGTCCCCCGGTCGTTCTTCAACCCGTTTCCGGCCTCGTTCCTGATCGGGGGATGCGTGGGGCGCTTTTCCTGCATCTCCTTCGTGAAGCCGCCCCCCTGGATCATGAATTCCTTGATCACCCGGTGGAAGATCAGCCCGTCGTAGTGCCCCTCCCCCACGTAGGTGAGGAAGTTCTTCACCGATACCGGAGCCTTCTCCGGGTAGAGCTCCACCTTGATCTTTCCCTTGCTCGTTTCCAGCAGGACCACGGGATTGCCTCCTTTCGGGGCGGCATCCGCCGCGGAGACGAATCCTGTGAACAGGATCAGCAGCACCGGCAGGACGAACGCGTTGCGCAACGAAACACCCCCGTCTACGGAATTTGGAAAACCCTATTGTAGGGACTTTTCGGAAAAGAGGGAAGAAGAGGAAGGGGGCGGCAGGGGAAAGGATTCTTCCCGGTGCCGCCCCCCGTAGAGAGTGACTGTCTGCGGATCCTGGCTAGTTCATCTGCAGATTGCTCGGGGCCGACGGAGACTTGGTCGGTACGTTCCAGGACAGGGCCGAGGCCAGCGAGGAGTCGACGCCAGAAACCGTGGCCTTGCAGGTGAAATAGATGATCGAGCCCCGCGGCATGCCTGAGGTGTCCACGTTGAAGGTCCTCGACGTCGAACTCCCGGCCGATCCGAGGGTATTGAGGCCCGTCAGGCTGGAGTTCGTCGTCCAGTAGGCCTGGTACGTCACCGTCGCGCTCCCGATCGAGGTCCCGTCGGTGTACGTGGTAACGGCGTTCCAGGACAGGGTCTCCGCGCTCGCGGATGCGGCGAACGATACGGCAAACAGCATGAGCAGCAGTGCGGGAAACCACCTTTTTCTCATACGTCCTCCCAGGGGTTTCAGATATGGTCCCATGCGATCGGTTGGGAAAAGGGCGACTTCGAACCGTCCACCCCGACGGCACGGATGGACAGGTAGGAACGGGGGCCGGGCGGGAGAAACGGCAGGAGATTGACCAGCTGGAATTCGGACACCAGGACCTGGTTGTCCACGGCGTTCACCTCGGCCATGTGGGAATCCGCTTCGGTGAAGCTTGGGTCCTGGCGGATATAGAACTCGTAATAGTCCAGATCCATAAGGGGATTCAGCGGAGTGGCGTCGACATAGGTGGTCGGGGGATCCCAGGCCAGGACCGTTGCGATGGCACCGGGAACCGTGCCGGAGGCTCCTCCCTCCGCGCCCGCACCCCCGCATCCCATGCTCCACACCGATGCAACGGCCACCCACACCGCAAGCGACAGAATCCAGACCCGCCTCATTGTGCCTCTCCCCATCCATGTCGGGAACCGTATCGGTTCCTCCCCATACCTTTTCAAAGGGTGTGCCCGACCGGAACCGGGGAAAGAGGCAATAGAGAACGAGGACTAACCTGCCGATTTCATTACGGATAGAATGGGAGTCTTTGGGCCGGAGAGATGCGGACGCTGCCTTGCGGATTTCAAATCCGTCAGGTCTTTGCCAAATCCGAAAAGGGGAACCGGCCTGTGCCGGGACGAGATGCGGGAGGGTTTCCGGCCGGCAACCGCCTACGGAACCGTTTCGCCCTGTTCCTCGACCCTCCGGACGACCGTGAACCCCGCCCTCTCGAGCATCCTGCCGAACAGATCCGCGCAGGCGGACGCCCGGGAGAGCCGGTCCGACCGGAACACCACCCGCACCCGATACTCCCCTTCCAGCATCGGGTAGGAGCCGACCCGCACGTCCGGGAACGCCTCCATGGCCTCCCGCATGATCCCGGCGTAGGAGGACTCCGGCGCCCCGCTGTATAGGGTCACCCGGCTTTTCCGCACCCCGGAAACCAGCGGCTTCACCCAGTCGATCATGACGTGGAGAAGTTGGGGGATCCCCGGGAAGGCCGCCATCCGGGCGACGTGGAACCCGGGGGCCGCGCTCACCGGATTCGGGATCAGCTCGGCCCCCTGCGGAACCTGGGCCATGAGCAGGCGGCTCTCGCTGATCCGGTCGCCGTAGTACCGTTCCAGCGCCGCCCTCGCATCGGGGTGCACGACGAGCGGCACTCCCGCGACCCGGGCCACCGCCTCCCTCGTGATGTCGTCCGGGGTCGGACCGATCCCCCCGGTGAGGATCAGCAGGTCGGTCTCCTCGAGGTACCTCCGCAGATGCCTCACCACGGTGGACACGTCGTCGGGGAGGATCGCGCAGAGGACCACCTCCGCCCCCCACCCGTTCAGCAGGGGAATCAGGTGGGCGATGTTGCTTTCCCGGACCTCCCCGCCGAGCACCTCATCGCCGAGAACGACGATTCCCACTCGTTTCCCCATGGGTCCCCCCTTTCCCTTTCGCCGCGGAACCATCTTACCCGAGGGTTCCTGAAAAATCATTGACCCGGCGCGCGACAAGTCTCGGCCTTCAGGTCGGGGAAGGATAGCGCGGACGGCGTAGCCGTCCTTTGGGTGGTCAGTGCGACGTCTGCTGCTGTTCGATGTACTGGCGGATGATTCCGACAGGTGCGCCGCCACAGCTACCGGCAAAGTAGCTTGGCGACCAGAGCGCACCACCCCATAGCTTCTTGCGGATGTTCGGATAGTTCTTCTTCCGCATGAGGCGACTGGATACGCCTTTCAGGCTATTCACCAACGTCGACACCGCCACCTTTGGCGGATAGTTCACCAGCAGGTGCACATGATCGTCCTCGCCGTCGAACTCCACCAGTTCCGCCTCGAAGTCGCGGCAGATCTTGGCGAAGATGCCGCGCAGGTCGTCGAGAATGGCTTTGGTGAACACGCCACGCCTATATTTCGTCACAAAGACCAAATGGACGTGCATCAGAGACACACAGTGCCGGCCGTGTCGAATATCCTTGTCATGGTTCATAGACCAAACTATACTCCAGGGATGAAACGTCGGCAAGCCTATAAATACGAGCTACAGCCAAACGGCGACCAGCAGCGCCGGATGCGCCGCTTCGCCGGGTCGTGTCGGTTCGTGTTCAACAAGGCTTTGGCGTTGCAGAAACAGCGGTACGAGCAGGGTGAGAAGAAGCTTGGTTATGCCGGGTTGTGCAAGCTGCTCACCGAATGGCGCAACAGCGTGGACACGGCATGGCTGGCCGATGCGCCCGTCCATCCGTTGCAACAGACGCTCAAGGATTTGGAACGCGCCTACACCAATTTCTTCGCCAAGCGGGCGGATTTTCCCCGCTTCAGGAAAAAGGGGCGGGGCGACGGTTTCCGCTATCCCGACCCGAAACAGATCAAGCTCGATCAAGCCAACAGCCGCATCTTCCTGCCGAAGCTCGGCTGGCTACGCTATCGCAACAGCCGCGAGGTATTGGGGACGGTGAGAAACGTCACCGTCAGCCCGTCGGGCGGCAAGTGGTATTTCAGTATCCAGACAGAGCGGGAGGTGGAACAGCCGGTACACCCGTCCGGCTCGATGGTCGGCGTCGACATGGGCATTGTCCGTTTCGCCACCCTCTCCGACGGCACCGTGTTCGAGCCGCTCAATAGCTTCAAGAAACACCAGCAGCGCCTGGCCCGGTATCAGCGGGCGATGAGCCGCAAGCAGAAGTTCAGCAACAACTGGAAGAAAGCGAAAGCCAAAGTCCAAAAGATTCACACCCTTATCGCCAACGCCCGGCGCGACTACCTGCACAAAGCCACGACCACGATCAGCCAAAACCACGCGATCGTGTGCATCGAGGACTTGCAGGTACGCAACATGTCGAAGTCGGCGGCGGGTAGCAGAGAGAAGCCGGGCAAGAACGTCCGCGCCAAATCCGGACTGAACCGCTCTATCCTCGATCAAGGCTGGTTCGAGTTCAGGCGGCAACTGGAGTACAAACAGGCTTGGGGCGGAGGATATGTCATCGCGGTGCCACCGCGCAATACCAGCAGGACGTGTCCGGCCTGCCGGCAGGTGTCGGCGGACAACCGTCAGACCCAAGTCCGGTTTGCGTGCGTGGAATGCGGTTACGAGAATCACGCCGATCACGTCGGCGCGATCAATGTGTTAGCGGCAGGGCATGCCGTGATAGCCTGCGAAGAGCCGGTGCAGTCAGGCCGCTCGGCGAAGCAGGAACCCACCGAAGCGACTCAGGCGGTTTCCGCGTGAGCGCCGTAGGAATCCCCCGGATTCAGGCGGGGGAGGATGTCAAAGCGGGTTCCGGGAAACCGTACCGTGGGGATGCATTCCGGGGGAAACCATCGTGAAAAAATCCGTGACATACGCCTCCGCCGGGGTCGACATCGCCGAGGGAGACCGGATGGTTTCGCGGATCCGGTCCGCCGTCCGCTCGACCCGCCGCCGGGAGGTTCTGGGGGACATCGGCGGATTCGCTGGCTTTTTCCGCTTTCCGGCCTCGAAGTACAAGGACCCCGTGCTCGTTTCGGGGACCGACGGCGTCGGGACGAAGGTCAAGGTGGCCGCGATGGCCGGGATCTTCGGCACCGTCGGCATCGACCTGGTCGCCATGTGCGTGAACGACATCCTCGTCCACGGGGCGGAGCCGCTCTTCTTTCTCGACTACTACGCCACCGGAAAGCTCTCGGCCGAGACGGGAGCAGAGATCGTCTCCGGAATCGCGGCGGGATGCCGCGAGGCGGGGTGCGCCCTCCTCGGCGGGGAGACGGCGGAGATGCCCTCGGTCTACGCCCGGGGGGAATTCGATCTGGCGGGATTCGCCGTCGGAGCGGTGGAGCGTGCGAGGATCGTCGACGGGAGCGGCGTCCGGGCGGGCGACATCCTCATCGGGCTGGCCTCGACCGGGCTTCACAGCAACGGGTATTCCCTCGCGCGAAAGATCGTGTTCGAGAGAATGCGG
This window harbors:
- a CDS encoding transposase, encoding MKRRQAYKYELQPNGDQQRRMRRFAGSCRFVFNKALALQKQRYEQGEKKLGYAGLCKLLTEWRNSVDTAWLADAPVHPLQQTLKDLERAYTNFFAKRADFPRFRKKGRGDGFRYPDPKQIKLDQANSRIFLPKLGWLRYRNSREVLGTVRNVTVSPSGGKWYFSIQTEREVEQPVHPSGSMVGVDMGIVRFATLSDGTVFEPLNSFKKHQQRLARYQRAMSRKQKFSNNWKKAKAKVQKIHTLIANARRDYLHKATTTISQNHAIVCIEDLQVRNMSKSAAGSREKPGKNVRAKSGLNRSILDQGWFEFRRQLEYKQAWGGGYVIAVPPRNTSRTCPACRQVSADNRQTQVRFACVECGYENHADHVGAINVLAAGHAVIACEEPVQSGRSAKQEPTEATQAVSA
- a CDS encoding transposase, coding for MNHDKDIRHGRHCVSLMHVHLVFVTKYRRGVFTKAILDDLRGIFAKICRDFEAELVEFDGEDDHVHLLVNYPPKVAVSTLVNSLKGVSSRLMRKKNYPNIRKKLWGGALWSPSYFAGSCGGAPVGIIRQYIEQQQTSH
- a CDS encoding phosphoribosylformylglycinamidine cyclo-ligase, which codes for MVSRIRSAVRSTRRREVLGDIGGFAGFFRFPASKYKDPVLVSGTDGVGTKVKVAAMAGIFGTVGIDLVAMCVNDILVHGAEPLFFLDYYATGKLSAETGAEIVSGIAAGCREAGCALLGGETAEMPSVYARGEFDLAGFAVGAVERARIVDGSGVRAGDILIGLASTGLHSNGYSLARKIVFERMRKRVGSRIPEWGCTVAEELLRPTRIYVRPVLSLAKKVRIRGMAHITGGGIPGNLPRSVPPGLCAEVERDSWPVHPVFRSLCDAGRLPGAEAYRTFNMGLGMILIVRPRDGEAALRHFRRASVPAYRIGEIRKTGSGPSGVRFLGRAR